Proteins from a single region of Pseudodesulfovibrio portus:
- the rplJ gene encoding 50S ribosomal protein L10, giving the protein MNRQEKAQIIEQLHEKASRASIAIVTDFKGLTVEEMTNLRAKCYEAGVDYQVVKNTLARLALQDTDHGGLSEHLKENCAVALGYDDPVALAKTLADYGKGNKKFSMRFGSLEGKFLDTDGVKELATMPSKPELLSSVLGTMQAVPRNFVCLFANIERKFLYALTAIKDQKEAA; this is encoded by the coding sequence ATGAACAGGCAAGAAAAGGCCCAGATCATCGAGCAGCTGCACGAAAAAGCTTCGCGCGCCAGCATCGCCATCGTCACCGACTTCAAAGGTCTGACCGTAGAGGAAATGACCAATCTGCGCGCCAAGTGCTATGAAGCCGGAGTCGATTACCAGGTCGTCAAGAATACCCTGGCCCGGTTGGCTCTTCAGGACACCGATCACGGTGGACTGAGTGAACACCTCAAAGAGAACTGCGCCGTTGCGCTGGGCTACGATGATCCCGTAGCCCTGGCCAAGACGCTGGCCGATTACGGCAAGGGGAACAAAAAGTTCTCCATGCGTTTCGGCTCTCTCGAAGGGAAATTCCTTGATACCGACGGCGTGAAGGAACTCGCCACAATGCCCAGCAAGCCTGAGCTCTTGAGTTCCGTACTCGGCACAATGCAAGCCGTACCGCGTAATTTCGTGTGTCTGTTCGCAAACATCGAGCGCAAATTCCTGTATGCCTTGACCGCCATCAAGGACCAGAAGGAAGCCGCTTAA
- the rplL gene encoding 50S ribosomal protein L7/L12, producing the protein MADITKEQVVEFIGNMTVLELSEFIKELEDVFGVEAAAPAAAMMVAPAAGGDAGGDDEQTEFSVILTGAGGNKIAVIKAVRAITGLGLKEAKALVDEAPKALKEGVSKEEADEAAKQLQEAGAEVEVK; encoded by the coding sequence ATGGCTGATATCACCAAAGAACAGGTCGTCGAATTCATCGGCAACATGACCGTCCTGGAACTGTCCGAATTCATCAAGGAACTCGAAGACGTCTTCGGCGTCGAGGCCGCTGCTCCCGCAGCCGCCATGATGGTTGCTCCCGCAGCCGGCGGCGACGCTGGTGGCGACGACGAGCAGACCGAGTTCAGCGTCATCCTGACCGGTGCCGGCGGCAACAAGATCGCCGTCATCAAGGCTGTCCGCGCCATCACCGGCCTGGGTCTCAAGGAGGCCAAGGCTCTGGTCGACGAAGCTCCCAAGGCTCTGAAGGAAGGCGTTTCCAAGGAAGAAGCCGACGAAGCCGCCAAGCAGCTCCAGGAAGCTGGCGCTGAAGTTGAAGTCAAGTAA